A genomic segment from Gammaproteobacteria bacterium encodes:
- a CDS encoding leucine-rich repeat domain-containing protein: MPTSRATAFATPAMAVAAITMLVLSCGDGAVEPAPPPTPMATTVTVTPDSAALTALEETARFTAEVRDQNGQVMAGAAVAWTSSDASVAPVDASGQVTAAGNGSATITATSGSASGTAAVTVAQVVSAVVVSPAADTLVAFGDTVRLVAEATDANGHGVTDSEFSWSSSDTLVARVDDQGLVESIAEGDAVVTATASDVTGGAELSVVPPLPTDIAVSPDSVLLTALGQTVQLAAEVRDQAGRVMAGAVVSWSSGDTLVVVVDSAGLLMAVDAGITTVTAASGDVSTAVVVTVAQSAGDRVALVALYEATDGPNWIDNENWLTDAPLREWHGVDTDASGRVVRLRLRGRWDSETRVWIPHGLSGSIPPELGNLGSLRELDLRNNDLTRSIPPELGGLASLEYLNLTRNRFSGAIPPEFGDLGNLRQLYLGRNDLTGRIPPELGNLADLERLDLNSNKLSDRIPAELGQLANLTDLSLGGAPGGFGGNELSGPIPTELGNLSRLTRLWLGNNDLTGSIPKELGNLARLTQLSLGGNDLSGLIPPELGNLASLEVIALWRNNLTGPIPPELGQLASLTNLSLGGNSLDGSVPPELGNLANLTEMYLWGNNLSGPIPSSFLQLGQLRVLSLGSSTQLCTPGTAAFVEWLRSKKLDGGPANCNAADVAVLTSLHETTGGAAWADNAGWLEDQALENWYGVTADSIGRVTTLDLTRNGLTGQLPSRLGELSRMKELRIGDNPLTGRLPLSLARLPLREFHYGDTQLCAPVESDFQTWLDAITSHQGTGVECTPVSDRDVLETFYRATSGPDWIDSENWLTDAPLDEWYGVETDESGRVTGLQLAGRWDSAP, translated from the coding sequence ATGCCAACGAGCCGAGCGACCGCTTTCGCGACCCCGGCCATGGCCGTTGCCGCGATCACCATGCTGGTGCTGTCCTGTGGCGATGGCGCTGTCGAACCGGCCCCTCCCCCGACTCCCATGGCCACCACCGTAACGGTCACCCCGGATTCGGCGGCACTGACCGCTCTCGAGGAAACGGCCCGGTTCACCGCCGAGGTACGTGACCAGAACGGCCAGGTGATGGCGGGGGCTGCGGTTGCGTGGACGAGCAGCGATGCCTCGGTGGCGCCCGTGGACGCGTCCGGGCAGGTGACGGCGGCCGGGAACGGGAGCGCGACGATCACGGCAACATCGGGGTCGGCCTCGGGCACGGCGGCGGTGACGGTGGCCCAAGTCGTGAGCGCGGTCGTCGTGTCGCCAGCGGCGGACACCCTGGTGGCGTTCGGGGACACGGTGCGTCTGGTGGCCGAGGCAACCGACGCGAACGGTCACGGCGTGACGGATTCCGAGTTCTCGTGGTCATCGAGCGACACGCTGGTGGCCCGGGTGGACGACCAGGGGCTGGTCGAGTCCATTGCCGAGGGTGACGCAGTGGTGACGGCCACGGCGTCGGATGTGACGGGTGGGGCCGAACTGAGCGTGGTGCCTCCATTGCCGACAGACATTGCAGTCAGTCCCGATTCAGTGCTGCTCACGGCGCTCGGGCAGACGGTGCAACTGGCGGCCGAGGTGCGCGACCAGGCCGGGCGCGTGATGGCCGGGGCCGTTGTGTCGTGGTCGAGCGGCGACACGCTGGTGGTCGTCGTGGACTCGGCCGGACTGCTGATGGCCGTGGACGCCGGAATCACGACGGTAACAGCGGCGTCGGGCGACGTGTCGACCGCGGTGGTGGTGACGGTGGCGCAGTCGGCAGGGGACCGCGTGGCCCTGGTGGCCCTCTACGAAGCGACGGACGGGCCGAACTGGATCGACAACGAGAACTGGCTCACCGACGCGCCGTTGAGGGAGTGGCACGGCGTAGACACCGACGCCTCCGGGCGCGTGGTCCGGCTGCGACTCCGAGGTCGCTGGGACTCGGAAACGCGGGTCTGGATCCCGCACGGCCTCTCCGGTTCGATCCCGCCGGAACTCGGCAACCTCGGGAGCCTGAGGGAGCTTGATCTCCGCAACAACGATCTGACCCGTTCGATTCCGCCTGAACTGGGCGGCCTGGCGAGCTTGGAGTACCTTAACCTTACGCGCAACCGATTCTCAGGTGCGATCCCGCCCGAATTCGGCGACCTCGGGAACCTCAGGCAGCTTTATCTCGGCCGCAACGATCTGACCGGCCGGATCCCGCCCGAACTCGGCAACCTCGCCGACCTCGAGCGGTTGGACCTCAACAGTAACAAACTCAGCGACCGTATCCCGGCTGAATTGGGTCAGCTCGCGAATCTGACCGACTTGTCTCTCGGAGGTGCGCCCGGAGGGTTCGGGGGCAACGAACTGAGCGGTCCGATTCCCACCGAACTCGGCAACCTCTCCAGGCTCACGCGCCTGTGGCTCGGTAACAACGACCTGACCGGCTCGATTCCAAAGGAACTCGGCAACCTGGCCAGGCTTACCCAGTTGTCGCTTGGCGGCAACGACCTTTCCGGCCTGATTCCGCCGGAGCTGGGCAATCTGGCCAGCCTGGAGGTGATCGCCCTGTGGCGCAACAACCTGACGGGTCCGATTCCGCCGGAACTGGGGCAGCTCGCCAGTCTGACCAACCTGTCGCTCGGCGGTAACTCACTCGACGGTTCGGTCCCGCCGGAGCTGGGCAACCTCGCGAATCTGACGGAGATGTACCTGTGGGGGAACAATCTGTCCGGACCGATCCCGAGCAGCTTTCTTCAGCTTGGCCAACTCCGCGTATTGAGCTTGGGCTCCAGTACGCAACTCTGCACGCCGGGGACGGCGGCGTTTGTCGAGTGGCTGCGGAGCAAGAAGCTCGACGGCGGACCGGCAAACTGTAACGCGGCGGATGTGGCCGTACTCACCTCGCTGCACGAAACGACGGGCGGCGCAGCCTGGGCGGACAATGCCGGTTGGCTGGAGGACCAGGCCTTGGAGAATTGGTACGGCGTCACTGCCGATTCCATCGGTCGGGTGACGACGCTGGATCTGACCCGGAACGGACTCACCGGACAACTGCCCTCACGGCTCGGCGAACTGTCCCGCATGAAGGAATTGCGCATCGGCGACAATCCGCTTACCGGCCGGCTGCCGCTCTCATTGGCGCGGCTGCCTCTACGTGAATTCCACTACGGGGACACGCAACTGTGCGCGCCTGTCGAGTCGGACTTTCAGACCTGGCTGGATGCCATTACGTCGCACCAGGGTACCGGCGTCGAATGTACGCCCGTGTCGGATCGCGACGTCCTTGAGACGTTCTATCGTGCGACGAGCGGACCGGATTGGATTGACAGCGAGAACTGGCTGACCGATGCCCCGTTGGACGAGTGGTACGGAGTCGAAACAGACGAATCCGGGCGTGTGACGGGTCTTCAACTCGCCGGCCGGTGGGACAGCGCTCCGTGA